In a genomic window of Helianthus annuus cultivar XRQ/B chromosome 10, HanXRQr2.0-SUNRISE, whole genome shotgun sequence:
- the LOC110881847 gene encoding leucine-rich repeat extensin-like protein 5 has protein sequence MKRENIGTSNRRKSFRNNRPPIATFPKISAIPKKHASFAETKPKPSSQKPPQKKQKTASEPPSSPTKPTDVDATKTSVDVRPTVVEKPVVSIADSQTTASIHFNTPPSTQLPPTPQRFHSQSSFSPKPPSPSKTPPPPKFAYAHKRKFVVLDDDKEIPSPIPLSSAPAQIIPPSSSPLTNPLHHLPTGYMPSFIPLATQYPLELLTVQPEMESFYKIEDPSKRTFSSLYSFRKP, from the coding sequence ATGAAAAGAGAAAACATTGGTACTTCTAATAGAAGAAAGTCTTTTAGAAATAACAGACCGCCAATAGCCACATTTCCCAAAATATCTGCTATTCCTAAAAAGCATGCATCCTTTGCTGAAACCAAACCCAAACCTTCGTCTCAAAAACCACCACAAAAGAAGCAGAAAACAGCTTCAGAACCACCATCCTCACCCACTAAACCAACAGATGTTGATGCAACAAAAACATCAGTAGATGTTAGGCCAACAGTTGTTGAAAAACCAGTGGTTTCAATAGCTGATAGCCAAACCACTGCTTCTATCCATTTCAACACTCCACCATCAACACAACTACCACCAACACCCCAAAGATTCCATTCACAATCATCTTTCTCACCTAAACCACCTTCTCCATCAAAAACTCCTCCACCTCCCAAATTTGCCTATGCACACAAAAGGAAATTTGTTGTACTAGATGATGATAAGGAGATTCCATCACCAATCCCCTTATCATCTGCTCCCGCTCAAATcattccaccttcatcatctccACTTACAAATCCACTTCATCATCTACCCACTGGTTACATGCCATCTTTCATTCCATTGGCAACTCAATATCCTCTAGAACTGCTTACAGTTCAACCTGAAATGGAATCATTTTATAAGATAGAGGATCCATCTAAAAGAACCTTCTCATCTCTATATAGCTTCAGAAAACCTTAG
- the LOC118483275 gene encoding uncharacterized protein LOC118483275, whose translation MNILVAALKTIGEHYPSRLHKAFVIDPPSLFPYLWKGVKAFIELSSITTMVSSLDFDDFPDFNHFTPYPRAASLRFNPSSVPSKGAKVGSCSSSRFSFTVAHHFDSLKPWYLTLTDKPSFKVGPASTPVLGPALISPVNARSYSFASPTARNMNTLRKNFFPSTPLPQKTQVMDHSGVNHPRTPKPSFLHSPALFFKKECHLSKTEKCRESFIPFLRFYRRPYDEMIYRSKMKPPLGGLISIVSPQIRRRHMSVSQRY comes from the exons ATGAACATATTGGTGGCAGCACTGAAGACCATAGGGGAGCACTATCCTAGTCGTCTACACAAAGCTTTTGTCATTGACCCTCCTTCTCTTTTTCCATATCTTTGGAAG GGCGTCAAGGCGTTTATTGAGTTATCATCAATCACGACGATGGTGTCCTCACTTGATTTCGATGATTTTCCTGACTTTAATCACTTCACTCCATACCCACGAGCCGCATCACTTCGGTTTAATCCTTCCTCAGTGCCATCGAAAGGCGCCAAAGTTGGTTCTTGCTCTTCTTCACGCTTTTCGTTCACGGTTGCCCACCATTTTGACTCACTCAAACCTTGGTATCTCACTTTGACCGACAAACCATCATTTAAAGTGGGTCCCGCATCCACGCCTGTACTTGGGCCTGCCCTCATCTCACCTGTCAATGCCCGATCCTACTCATTTGCATCACCGACTGCAAGGAACATGAACACATTAAGGAAAAACTTCTTTCCATCAACTCCGTTACCACAAAAAACCCAAGTGATGGACCACTCGGGTGTCAACCACCCAAGAACCCCTAAACCATCATTCCTACACTCACCTGCCTTATTTTTCAAAAAAGAGTGCCACTTAAGCAAAACTGAAAAGTGTCGGGAATCGTTTATTCCGTTCCTGAGATTCTACCGAAGACCATACGATGAAATGATATATAGATCAAAGATGAAGCCTCCACTCGGAGGCCTCATTTCGATTGTTTCTCCACAAATCAGACGTCGCCACATGTCCGTCTCTCAACGGTATTGA